A single Klebsiella variicola DNA region contains:
- a CDS encoding TetR/AcrR family transcriptional regulator, whose amino-acid sequence MKTANFSELIKIAALQLFREKGFSNVSTRDLTQKMNISRSHIYHYYRDWETLKKSTIQYMFENDIQECHAFLNASEKMSASERVNLYIRTLLPDAPSAHWLLYLELWPMAARDADYAKLVHDHSLQWITILEGIISVGMQEGEFLAENAATSARQINTLIDGYSSLLILDYSEDRRSIFLNEISELAFKILKKDF is encoded by the coding sequence TTGAAAACGGCCAATTTTTCTGAGTTGATAAAAATAGCTGCGCTACAACTGTTCAGAGAAAAAGGGTTTAGCAATGTCTCAACCCGTGATTTGACGCAGAAAATGAATATTTCCAGAAGTCATATCTATCACTATTATCGAGACTGGGAAACGCTCAAGAAATCCACTATTCAGTATATGTTTGAAAATGACATACAAGAATGTCATGCGTTTTTAAACGCGTCAGAAAAAATGAGCGCTAGTGAAAGAGTAAACCTCTATATCAGAACGCTGTTACCCGATGCACCTTCGGCACACTGGCTGCTCTACCTTGAACTATGGCCAATGGCAGCACGCGATGCGGATTATGCTAAATTAGTGCACGATCACTCCCTGCAATGGATCACTATTCTTGAAGGCATCATTAGCGTAGGGATGCAGGAAGGCGAGTTCCTTGCGGAAAACGCCGCTACCTCAGCCAGACAAATAAACACATTAATTGATGGGTATTCCAGCTTGCTGATCCTCGATTATTCAGAAGACAGACGCAGCATTTTTCTTAATGAAATATCTGAGCTTGCCTTTAAAATACTTAAAAAAGATTTCTGA
- a CDS encoding BPL-N domain-containing protein: MKIFFQGTRLKKAKILTVAFSFAFFTASVLAKPSQSESYNVAVYRGEAGCPGCSEMVVKSLVATGLPLHISYVGEKEKLKLNAQTLKKFDLYIQPGGGQDIPGSYQALGDEGAEAIRNFVKSGKSFLGLCMGAYLADKDWIGLIDAPLESEVGRPGSQAVDEGDYTLQLTWNNKQEPFYYQDGPYLNSSISSTGFQPIAYYKNGDIAIGKYRYGKGNIILSGPHPEADETWIDSAAPGNTTAESKMQRILSYLNIKKG; encoded by the coding sequence ATGAAAATTTTTTTCCAGGGCACCAGACTTAAAAAAGCAAAAATACTAACGGTTGCCTTTTCTTTCGCCTTTTTCACCGCATCGGTGCTGGCAAAGCCCTCGCAATCAGAGAGTTATAATGTCGCTGTTTATCGCGGGGAGGCCGGGTGCCCAGGCTGTTCTGAAATGGTGGTAAAATCGCTGGTCGCGACAGGCCTGCCTCTGCACATCTCTTATGTTGGCGAAAAAGAAAAGCTGAAATTAAATGCGCAAACACTGAAAAAATTCGATCTCTATATTCAACCTGGCGGCGGTCAGGATATACCCGGCTCTTATCAAGCCCTGGGTGATGAAGGGGCAGAGGCTATCCGCAATTTTGTGAAAAGTGGCAAATCCTTTCTTGGTCTTTGTATGGGAGCCTATCTTGCCGACAAAGACTGGATAGGGCTTATTGATGCGCCTTTAGAATCAGAGGTGGGGAGACCCGGTTCGCAGGCCGTTGATGAAGGCGATTATACCCTGCAACTGACATGGAATAATAAACAAGAGCCTTTTTACTACCAGGATGGGCCTTATCTCAACAGTAGTATCTCAAGTACTGGATTCCAGCCGATCGCTTACTACAAGAATGGAGATATCGCCATTGGTAAGTACCGGTATGGTAAGGGAAACATCATCCTGTCAGGTCCGCATCCTGAAGCCGATGAGACCTGGATAGACAGCGCTGCGCCAGGGAATACGACGGCAGAAAGTAAAATGCAGCGTATTTTAAGTTATCTCAATATAAAAAAGGGTTAA
- the umuD gene encoding translesion error-prone DNA polymerase V autoproteolytic subunit, with translation MQFTRPTEISPPLMLPLFSERVPCGFPSPAQDYVEDRLDLNKLLIKHPSATYFIKVSGESMRDAGISDGDLLVVDRSLSAVHGDIVIAAIAGEFTVKELRTHPFLQLVPHNRDYASISFHNAEELEIFGVVIFSIKAHK, from the coding sequence ATGCAGTTTACTCGGCCAACTGAGATTTCGCCCCCACTCATGCTCCCCCTCTTCTCCGAGAGGGTGCCCTGCGGATTTCCCAGCCCCGCTCAGGATTATGTTGAGGACAGGCTGGATCTCAATAAATTATTGATAAAACATCCGAGTGCTACCTACTTCATCAAAGTCAGCGGAGAGTCTATGCGTGATGCCGGCATCAGTGATGGAGACCTTTTAGTGGTTGACCGCTCACTGTCTGCCGTACATGGTGATATCGTCATTGCGGCTATCGCAGGTGAATTCACCGTGAAAGAACTTCGCACTCATCCTTTTTTACAGCTAGTGCCCCACAATCGCGATTACGCTTCCATTTCGTTTCATAATGCCGAAGAGTTAGAAATATTTGGCGTGGTCATTTTTAGCATTAAAGCGCATAAATAA
- the umuC gene encoding translesion error-prone DNA polymerase V subunit UmuC, giving the protein MFALVDVNNFYTSCETVFRPDLKGKPVVVVSNNDGCIISRSAEAKSLGIKNGEPFFKIKNNPYYSSVHFFSSNYALYADLSDRVMQTLTAMSPSIEIYSIDEAFINLSGVMNCVPLSTFGHEIRTNVLKNTGLTVGVGIAQTKTLAKLANHAAKTWRGTGGVVDLSNIVRQRRLLALVPVEEVWGVGRKMSKKLNLMGINTALDLAESSLWVIKKHFNVVLERTVRELRGEPCFELQEFSPTKQQIICSRSFGNRVTQYSDMHQAICAYAERAAEKLRSEHQFCRFVSVFVRTSPHAVNETYYGNQASMRLLTPSNDTRDIINCATNCLQRIWIDGYRYMKAGVMLADFFSNGIAQLNLFDDNAPRKNSAALMDVIDQLNQSGKGKVWFAGQGIEKSWAMKREMLSPAYTTRYSDLPVAK; this is encoded by the coding sequence ATGTTTGCCCTCGTCGATGTCAATAACTTCTATACTTCTTGTGAAACGGTTTTTCGCCCTGATTTAAAGGGGAAGCCTGTTGTGGTCGTGTCCAATAACGATGGTTGCATTATTTCTCGCTCTGCCGAAGCAAAATCCCTCGGTATAAAAAATGGCGAACCTTTCTTTAAAATAAAAAATAACCCTTATTATTCCAGTGTTCATTTTTTCAGTTCTAACTATGCGCTTTATGCCGACCTCAGTGACCGTGTTATGCAAACGCTCACGGCAATGTCTCCGTCAATAGAAATCTACTCCATCGATGAAGCCTTTATTAATTTATCCGGAGTAATGAATTGCGTCCCCTTATCCACCTTCGGCCATGAAATAAGAACTAACGTATTGAAAAATACTGGCTTAACGGTGGGCGTAGGTATTGCGCAAACCAAGACATTAGCCAAGCTCGCTAACCATGCCGCCAAGACATGGCGCGGCACTGGCGGCGTTGTCGACTTATCCAATATTGTGCGCCAACGCAGGCTACTCGCCCTTGTCCCTGTTGAAGAGGTCTGGGGCGTTGGGCGAAAAATGAGTAAAAAACTTAATTTAATGGGTATTAATACCGCTCTGGATCTGGCTGAAAGCTCATTATGGGTCATAAAAAAGCACTTCAATGTGGTGCTGGAAAGGACCGTTCGCGAACTGCGTGGTGAGCCATGTTTTGAGCTACAAGAATTTTCCCCAACAAAACAACAGATTATTTGTAGTCGCTCTTTTGGCAACCGGGTAACGCAGTATTCAGATATGCATCAAGCCATTTGCGCCTATGCTGAGCGAGCAGCAGAAAAATTACGCAGTGAGCATCAATTTTGCCGCTTCGTTAGCGTATTTGTCCGGACGAGTCCGCACGCCGTTAATGAAACATATTATGGCAATCAAGCGTCAATGAGGTTATTAACGCCATCGAATGATACCCGTGACATTATAAATTGTGCCACAAACTGCCTGCAGAGAATTTGGATTGATGGTTATCGATATATGAAAGCCGGTGTTATGCTTGCTGATTTCTTCAGTAATGGCATAGCGCAGCTAAACTTATTTGACGATAACGCTCCGCGCAAAAATAGTGCTGCGTTAATGGACGTTATCGACCAATTAAATCAATCCGGGAAAGGAAAGGTCTGGTTTGCCGGTCAGGGGATCGAAAAATCCTGGGCGATGAAGCGTGAAATGCTTTCCCCGGCTTACACCACCCGATATTCAGACCTACCCGTCGCGAAATGA
- a CDS encoding DinI family protein: MFVELIYDKRNFAGLPGARETILNELTKRMQRIFPEAEVRVKPMMTLPAINTDASKHEKELISRTVQEMFEEADMWLTEE; encoded by the coding sequence ATGTTTGTGGAACTGATTTATGACAAGCGCAATTTTGCCGGGCTGCCGGGTGCCAGAGAGACCATTCTTAACGAACTGACCAAACGCATGCAGCGCATTTTCCCGGAAGCGGAAGTGCGGGTGAAGCCGATGATGACGCTGCCGGCGATCAACACCGACGCCAGCAAGCATGAAAAAGAACTGATCAGCCGTACGGTGCAGGAGATGTTTGAAGAAGCGGATATGTGGCTCACTGAAGAGTGA
- a CDS encoding glycosyltransferase family 9 protein, translated as MHDATMQGSPRKKFNKIRELNRRRNYFTKKVRNALRVGVAKALWDRRRCQPVDLSSAKTVLLMRNEGAIGDVVVDSALVKCLHQSGYIVDFLLTTSNSQVMRYNPRIRHIYEAEPVNSADFLRKFNHNVPRDVINELANNKYDIIIDPSLFDIPVHRLRLFRQIKAKSVLGFNKWPSIKHYSHSFDFDCQRWHVTKTFALIADYLQLDTRALDTYDLAVPGPIMQEVAQYLASLSGKAVVINIFAGHADRSLSQTQLAELLDKLRARHPGLAVILLDHRREIRISLPPEVVINPFNTLHHAMALIAQAELIISPDTSVVHMAAAWNKPLIAVYKDVLLNNRLWAPGYDNARQIIVKCGKVHQHRELVDRIMAALPETL; from the coding sequence ATGCACGATGCAACCATGCAGGGTTCCCCACGCAAGAAGTTTAATAAAATAAGGGAGCTCAACAGACGGCGGAATTACTTTACTAAGAAAGTACGTAATGCCCTGCGGGTGGGAGTGGCGAAAGCGCTCTGGGACCGCCGACGCTGTCAGCCGGTGGATTTATCGTCCGCGAAAACTGTCTTACTCATGCGTAATGAGGGGGCGATCGGCGATGTGGTGGTGGATTCCGCGCTGGTAAAATGCCTGCATCAGTCAGGTTATATCGTTGATTTTCTACTGACGACCTCTAACAGCCAGGTGATGCGCTATAACCCGCGGATCCGCCATATTTATGAGGCTGAGCCGGTCAATTCCGCTGATTTTTTGCGTAAATTTAACCATAACGTTCCCCGCGACGTCATTAATGAACTGGCTAATAATAAGTACGATATTATTATTGACCCTTCGCTGTTCGATATTCCCGTGCATCGCCTGCGGCTTTTTCGACAAATAAAAGCCAAATCAGTACTCGGGTTTAATAAATGGCCATCGATTAAACATTACTCTCACTCTTTTGATTTTGACTGCCAGCGCTGGCACGTAACGAAGACGTTCGCGTTGATCGCCGACTATCTCCAACTGGACACCCGCGCTCTGGACACTTACGACCTGGCGGTGCCCGGGCCGATTATGCAGGAGGTGGCGCAGTATCTGGCGTCGCTGAGCGGAAAAGCGGTAGTGATTAATATTTTTGCCGGCCATGCCGACCGGAGTCTCTCCCAGACGCAGCTGGCCGAACTGCTCGACAAGCTGCGGGCTCGCCATCCGGGGCTGGCGGTTATTCTGCTCGATCACCGGCGTGAGATCCGCATCTCGCTGCCGCCGGAGGTGGTGATTAATCCGTTTAACACGCTGCACCATGCGATGGCGCTGATTGCCCAGGCGGAGCTGATTATCTCTCCGGACACCTCGGTGGTGCATATGGCGGCGGCGTGGAACAAACCGCTGATCGCGGTCTATAAGGACGTTCTGCTCAATAACCGGCTGTGGGCCCCGGGCTATGACAACGCCAGGCAGATCATTGTTAAATGCGGGAAGGTCCATCAGCATCGCGAGCTGGTGGATCGGATAATGGCGGCGCTACCGGAGACGCTGTGA
- a CDS encoding YbaK/prolyl-tRNA synthetase associated domain-containing protein, which yields MLEAVEGNIHQRLCALLDEHQARYRVMAHDAVGQCEAVSAIRGTALGQGAKALVCKVKGNGVNQHVLAILAADQQADLASLARHIGGSKASLASPAEVDALTACVFGAIPPFSFHPALRLVADPLLFERFPQIAFNAGRLDRSIILDTEDYLHIARPEIATFRRLS from the coding sequence ATGCTTGAAGCAGTAGAAGGTAATATCCACCAGCGCCTGTGCGCGCTGCTCGACGAACACCAGGCGCGCTACCGGGTGATGGCGCACGACGCGGTCGGTCAGTGCGAAGCCGTCTCGGCGATCCGCGGCACCGCGCTTGGCCAGGGCGCAAAAGCGCTAGTCTGTAAAGTAAAAGGAAACGGCGTCAACCAGCATGTGCTGGCGATCCTCGCCGCCGATCAGCAGGCCGATCTCGCCAGCCTGGCCCGACATATCGGCGGAAGCAAAGCCTCGCTGGCCAGTCCGGCGGAAGTGGATGCCCTCACCGCCTGCGTGTTCGGCGCCATTCCCCCCTTCAGCTTCCATCCGGCGCTGCGGCTGGTGGCCGACCCGCTGCTGTTTGAGCGCTTTCCACAAATCGCCTTTAACGCCGGACGCCTGGATCGGTCGATCATTCTCGATACCGAGGATTATTTACATATCGCCCGACCGGAGATCGCGACCTTTCGCCGCCTTAGCTAA
- a CDS encoding DUF441 domain-containing protein, whose protein sequence is MFDTTLLILLGLAALGFISHNTTVAISILVLIIVRVTPLNTFFPWIEKQGLTVGIIILTIGVMAPIASGTLPPSTLIHSFMNWKSLLAIAVGVFVSWLGGRGVALMGTQPHLVAGLLVGTVLGVALFRGVPVGPLIAAGIISLFIGKS, encoded by the coding sequence ATGTTTGATACCACCCTGTTGATCCTGCTGGGCCTGGCGGCGCTCGGCTTTATCAGCCATAACACCACCGTAGCGATCTCTATCCTCGTGCTGATTATCGTGCGCGTTACACCGCTGAATACCTTCTTTCCCTGGATTGAGAAACAGGGGCTGACTGTCGGGATCATTATTTTAACCATCGGCGTGATGGCGCCTATCGCCAGCGGTACGCTGCCGCCCTCGACGCTGATCCACTCCTTTATGAACTGGAAATCACTGCTGGCGATTGCGGTCGGGGTGTTTGTTTCGTGGCTCGGCGGGCGCGGCGTAGCGCTGATGGGCACCCAGCCGCATCTGGTGGCCGGGCTGCTGGTCGGCACGGTACTCGGCGTCGCCCTGTTTCGCGGCGTCCCGGTCGGACCGCTGATTGCCGCCGGGATCATCTCATTGTTTATTGGGAAGTCGTAG
- a CDS encoding AraC family transcriptional regulator: protein MMIGLGLDGYEPDSGHESAIAFRIRVVEAEQYIPAHSHRKGQLILALHGALTCEVENAMWMVPPQYAVWVPGQLFHSNRATPGAQVCFLFIEPGAAPMPDRCCTLKISPLVRELILTLAERGGELLAAPATARLVQVLFDELPRQPQEHLQLPVSNHPKIRQMVTMMAEDPARWQTLSQWAAVFAMSERNLARLVVRETGLSFRRWRHQLQLILALQLLIRGQTVQQTAQALGYDSTTAFITMFKKGLGQTPGRYHGSLATTSQ from the coding sequence ATGATGATCGGACTGGGTCTGGATGGTTATGAACCGGACAGTGGCCACGAATCGGCCATTGCCTTTCGTATTCGGGTGGTGGAGGCGGAGCAGTATATTCCGGCGCATTCTCACCGTAAGGGGCAGCTGATCCTCGCCCTGCACGGCGCCTTGACCTGCGAGGTGGAGAACGCGATGTGGATGGTGCCGCCGCAGTATGCGGTGTGGGTCCCGGGACAGCTTTTCCACAGTAACCGCGCCACCCCCGGCGCCCAGGTGTGTTTCCTGTTCATCGAGCCGGGCGCCGCGCCGATGCCGGACCGCTGCTGTACGTTGAAGATTTCTCCGCTGGTGCGGGAGCTGATCCTCACCCTGGCGGAACGCGGCGGGGAGTTGCTGGCCGCCCCTGCCACGGCCCGGCTGGTGCAGGTTCTGTTTGATGAGCTGCCCCGGCAGCCGCAGGAGCACCTGCAGCTGCCGGTATCAAACCACCCGAAAATTCGTCAGATGGTGACGATGATGGCCGAGGATCCGGCGCGCTGGCAGACCCTGAGCCAGTGGGCGGCGGTGTTTGCGATGAGCGAGCGCAATCTGGCCCGCCTGGTAGTGCGCGAAACGGGGCTGAGCTTTCGCCGCTGGCGCCATCAGCTGCAGCTGATCCTCGCGCTACAGCTGCTGATCCGCGGGCAGACGGTGCAGCAAACGGCTCAGGCGCTGGGCTATGACTCCACCACCGCCTTCATCACCATGTTTAAAAAAGGACTCGGACAGACGCCGGGCCGCTATCACGGCAGCCTGGCTACGACTTCCCAATAA
- a CDS encoding CynX/NimT family MFS transporter — translation MISSTGRRPALLIAGILLIATTLRVVFTGAAPLLDAIRSDYGLTTAQTGLLTTLPLLAFGLVSPLAAGVARRFGMERSLLLAMLLICAGIALRSLPSAALLFIGTAVIGCGIALGNVLLPGLIKRDFSQHVARMTGAYSLTMGGAAALGSALVVPVAMAGFGWRGALLLLMVFPLLAILSWLPQSRHRAEAPLTGSGAMHNRGIWRSALAWQVTLFLGINSLVYYVIIGWLPSILQSMGYSEAQAGSLHGLLQLATAAPGLAIPLILHRLRDQRGIAVLVALMCAISAAGLWLLPGLAIGWTLLFGFGSGATMILGLTFIGLRASSAHQAAALSGMAQSVGYLLAACGPPLMGKIHDANGDWHIPLLAVALISLVMAVCGALAGRDREIHS, via the coding sequence GTGATCTCCTCTACCGGCCGCCGCCCCGCGCTGCTGATTGCCGGTATCTTGCTCATCGCCACCACCCTGCGCGTGGTCTTTACCGGCGCGGCGCCGCTGCTGGACGCGATTCGTAGCGACTATGGCCTGACCACCGCGCAGACCGGGCTGCTCACCACCCTGCCGCTGCTGGCCTTTGGCCTTGTTTCGCCGCTGGCGGCAGGGGTTGCCCGCCGGTTCGGCATGGAACGCAGCCTGCTGCTGGCGATGCTGCTGATCTGCGCCGGCATTGCCCTGCGCTCCCTGCCCTCCGCTGCACTGCTGTTTATCGGCACGGCGGTGATCGGCTGCGGTATTGCGCTGGGTAACGTGCTGCTGCCCGGACTGATTAAACGCGATTTCTCGCAGCATGTCGCGCGGATGACCGGCGCCTATTCCCTGACGATGGGCGGCGCGGCGGCGCTCGGCTCGGCGCTGGTGGTTCCCGTGGCAATGGCCGGATTCGGCTGGCGCGGCGCGCTGTTGCTGCTGATGGTCTTCCCGCTGCTGGCGATCCTCAGCTGGCTGCCGCAGTCCCGGCACCGGGCGGAGGCGCCATTGACCGGCTCAGGCGCCATGCACAACCGGGGGATCTGGCGGTCGGCGCTGGCCTGGCAGGTGACGCTGTTCCTCGGCATCAACTCGCTGGTCTATTACGTGATTATCGGCTGGCTGCCGTCGATTCTACAGAGTATGGGCTATAGCGAAGCGCAGGCCGGCTCGCTGCATGGCCTGCTGCAGCTGGCGACCGCCGCGCCAGGTCTGGCGATACCGTTGATCCTGCATCGGCTGCGCGACCAGCGTGGGATCGCGGTGCTGGTCGCCCTGATGTGCGCCATCAGCGCCGCCGGGCTGTGGCTGCTGCCAGGGCTGGCGATCGGCTGGACGCTGCTGTTCGGCTTTGGCTCCGGAGCTACCATGATCCTCGGCCTGACGTTTATCGGCCTGCGCGCCAGCTCGGCGCACCAGGCCGCGGCGCTGTCAGGGATGGCGCAGAGCGTCGGCTATCTGCTGGCCGCCTGCGGGCCGCCGCTGATGGGTAAGATCCACGATGCCAATGGCGACTGGCATATTCCGCTGCTGGCGGTGGCGCTGATTTCGCTGGTGATGGCGGTCTGCGGCGCCCTCGCCGGACGTGACCGGGAAATCCATTCCTGA
- a CDS encoding CTP synthase: MKTPLRLALVGDYHPDIVAHQAIPLAIDDAAAVLEQPVKYDWLATPSIVSGEALAEYDAVWVVPGSPYRHPQGAFTAIRYARENGIPFLGTCGGFQHAVIEYARNVLGWQDAGHAETDSEGRMVIAPLSCSLVETSAVVELRANTLIARAYGRESIEEGYHCRYGVDSAFAGELEQGDLRVTGWDEEGEIRAVELVTHPFFVATLFQHERHALDGRPSPLVQALIRAAAQ, from the coding sequence ATGAAAACCCCTTTACGCCTCGCCCTCGTCGGCGATTATCACCCCGATATTGTTGCCCATCAGGCCATTCCCCTGGCGATAGACGATGCTGCCGCCGTGCTGGAGCAGCCGGTGAAATATGACTGGCTCGCCACCCCATCGATCGTCTCCGGCGAGGCGCTGGCCGAGTACGATGCCGTCTGGGTCGTTCCCGGTAGCCCGTATCGTCATCCGCAGGGGGCCTTTACTGCGATCCGCTATGCCCGCGAAAACGGCATCCCTTTCCTCGGCACCTGCGGCGGCTTTCAGCACGCGGTGATTGAATACGCCCGTAACGTGCTCGGCTGGCAGGATGCCGGTCATGCGGAAACTGACAGCGAAGGGCGGATGGTGATCGCTCCCCTTAGCTGTTCGCTGGTGGAGACCTCCGCCGTCGTCGAGCTGCGGGCGAATACGCTGATTGCCCGCGCCTATGGCCGGGAGAGCATTGAAGAGGGCTACCACTGCCGGTACGGGGTGGACAGCGCGTTTGCCGGAGAGCTGGAACAGGGCGATCTGCGCGTCACCGGCTGGGATGAAGAGGGTGAGATCCGCGCCGTCGAGCTGGTGACGCACCCGTTTTTTGTCGCCACGTTGTTCCAGCATGAACGCCACGCGCTGGATGGGCGTCCCTCGCCGCTGGTCCAGGCGCTGATTCGCGCCGCGGCACAATAA
- a CDS encoding DUF523 domain-containing protein — MKSKLLVSACLMGFQVRYNGSEKAQLAATLSRWQQTGRLVIHCPELAAGLSTPRLPAEIVGGAGGDVLAGRARIVESDGRDVTGHYQLAAWLALSAARGAGCQAALLTDGSPTCGSQFVYDGSFRGRRKAGAGVAADLLRAHGITVFSDGQIPQLLAWMAQREQDDDSM, encoded by the coding sequence ATGAAAAGTAAGCTTTTGGTCAGCGCCTGCCTGATGGGATTCCAGGTGCGGTATAACGGTAGCGAGAAGGCACAGCTGGCGGCGACGCTGTCCCGCTGGCAGCAGACGGGGCGGCTGGTGATCCACTGCCCGGAGCTGGCGGCCGGTCTGTCCACGCCCCGTCTGCCGGCGGAGATCGTCGGCGGCGCTGGCGGGGATGTCCTTGCCGGCCGGGCGCGGATCGTGGAAAGCGACGGCCGCGACGTCACGGGACATTACCAGCTGGCCGCCTGGCTGGCGCTCAGTGCCGCCCGGGGAGCGGGCTGTCAGGCAGCGTTACTCACCGATGGCAGCCCTACCTGCGGCAGCCAGTTTGTCTATGACGGCTCCTTTCGCGGACGACGCAAAGCGGGCGCCGGGGTCGCGGCCGATCTGCTGCGCGCTCACGGCATCACGGTATTTTCCGACGGGCAAATCCCGCAGTTGCTCGCCTGGATGGCACAGAGGGAGCAGGATGATGATTCAATGTAA
- a CDS encoding DUF333 domain-containing protein has translation MKKLLAILPLVLAGCAQPQSTAPTKTIGMANPASVYCQQSGGTRVPVQTPQGVSTLCKLPSGETLDEWALWRRDHPAKS, from the coding sequence ATGAAAAAGTTACTGGCTATTCTGCCACTGGTATTAGCCGGCTGTGCCCAGCCGCAGTCCACCGCGCCGACGAAAACCATCGGCATGGCCAATCCCGCGTCGGTGTACTGTCAGCAATCCGGCGGTACCCGGGTGCCGGTGCAAACGCCGCAGGGCGTTAGCACCCTGTGCAAACTACCCAGCGGCGAAACCCTCGACGAGTGGGCGCTGTGGCGCCGGGATCATCCGGCTAAATCGTAA
- a CDS encoding sensor domain-containing diguanylate cyclase, which translates to MSDFILARVSQTLAAEQSLETLVRQLLEMLEAVTRMESTYLTRIDINAQRQQVMFAHNSSEMQIPEGFSVPWDESLCKRALEDQCTFSNDVAHRWHSCIAAQELGIATFLSIPVRLADGSLFGTLCATSRQKQPYNLEGEQVMGLFAKLISHYVEKDTLVQQLQAANVALELHSSTDELTQLPNRRALFKQLALRFASARAQQQQVSLIFIDLDGFKAINDRFGHPCGDSFLVQVGERLTAVARREDIVGRLGGDEFLIVGSAQQPAAQQAYVTTLRQALCGVYFLGEQRIDYEGASFGVIICDPQSIDVEAALRAADEAMYQDKKSRRQENFIHID; encoded by the coding sequence ATGTCAGATTTTATTCTTGCCCGGGTGTCGCAAACCCTCGCTGCGGAACAGTCCCTGGAAACCCTGGTGCGCCAGCTGCTGGAGATGCTGGAGGCGGTGACCCGAATGGAGTCCACCTATCTTACCCGCATCGATATCAACGCCCAGCGGCAGCAGGTAATGTTCGCCCATAACAGCAGCGAAATGCAGATCCCGGAAGGATTCTCCGTCCCCTGGGATGAATCCCTGTGCAAACGCGCCCTTGAGGATCAGTGCACGTTTAGCAACGACGTGGCCCATCGCTGGCACTCCTGCATCGCCGCCCAGGAGCTGGGGATCGCCACCTTTTTAAGCATTCCCGTCCGCCTGGCCGATGGCTCGCTGTTCGGTACCCTCTGCGCCACCAGCCGACAGAAGCAACCTTATAATCTCGAAGGTGAACAGGTGATGGGCCTGTTCGCGAAGCTCATTTCCCACTACGTGGAAAAAGACACCCTGGTGCAACAGCTGCAGGCGGCTAACGTCGCGCTGGAGCTGCACTCGTCGACCGATGAGCTCACCCAGCTTCCTAATCGCCGTGCGCTGTTTAAGCAGCTGGCGCTACGCTTTGCCTCCGCCCGCGCCCAGCAGCAGCAGGTCTCGCTGATTTTTATCGATCTCGACGGTTTCAAAGCCATTAACGATCGGTTCGGTCATCCGTGCGGCGACAGCTTTCTGGTACAGGTCGGCGAACGACTCACCGCCGTCGCGCGCCGTGAGGATATCGTTGGCCGCCTTGGCGGCGATGAGTTTTTGATCGTCGGTAGTGCCCAGCAACCTGCCGCGCAGCAGGCGTATGTCACGACCCTGCGCCAGGCCCTGTGCGGCGTCTACTTCCTCGGCGAACAGCGTATCGACTATGAGGGCGCCAGCTTCGGGGTGATCATCTGCGATCCGCAGAGTATCGATGTTGAAGCGGCCTTACGCGCCGCCGATGAGGCGATGTACCAGGATAAGAAGTCCCGCCGTCAGGAGAATTTCATTCATATTGACTAA
- a CDS encoding YoaK family small membrane protein, translating to MKLGILFPVAIFIIAVVFLGWFFVGGYAAPGGA from the coding sequence ATGAAATTGGGTATTCTTTTCCCGGTGGCGATCTTTATCATCGCCGTCGTCTTTCTCGGTTGGTTTTTTGTCGGCGGCTATGCGGCGCCGGGTGGGGCATAA
- a CDS encoding DUF2534 family protein has protein sequence MILQKLLSNKNCKKYCLSLAAVFAIALAVVGRATFGGVVSEYNMPYSEWTTSMFFLQGAMVTVYSIVFTALFAIPLGFIFLGDERQD, from the coding sequence ATGATTCTGCAAAAACTCCTCAGCAATAAAAACTGCAAAAAATACTGTCTGTCGCTCGCGGCGGTGTTTGCTATCGCGCTGGCGGTGGTGGGGCGGGCGACCTTCGGGGGCGTGGTGAGCGAGTACAATATGCCGTACTCAGAGTGGACGACGTCCATGTTCTTCCTGCAGGGGGCGATGGTGACGGTTTACAGCATTGTCTTTACCGCGCTCTTCGCTATCCCCCTCGGCTTTATTTTCCTCGGCGACGAGCGCCAGGATTAA